One stretch of Tenrec ecaudatus isolate mTenEca1 chromosome 18, mTenEca1.hap1, whole genome shotgun sequence DNA includes these proteins:
- the NLRP2 gene encoding NACHT, LRR and PYD domains-containing protein 2 produces the protein MASVSQVDLDLPALLEELSQNELGQFKTLLKSLPQQSVFLSQELPVMEGIDEANGRQLAETMVQHCRRFWVDTMSLLLFNKINQTDLHERVVNERWGHRDEYISLLKKKFVKIWENNFYPGTIENFPLVCQRYATMVPFYNQETHTGPLPYTVVLRGPAGVGKSTLAKKLMMDWAEDKLEKTFQYVFYLNCKELNKRGPCSYAQLMAKCYPELKDNILAIIAEAQNVLFVIDGFDELRFPPGALIRDITGNWKKQKPVPILLSSLLKKMLLPNVTLLITTQPWMLRELRYVLEEPLIIDVEGYLEVDKMAYFLEHFQDEDQAQKAFNLMKSNPALFSLASAPMVCWLVCTCLKLQMDQGQDPAPTCQTVTSLFFRFLCNQFTLVPDSDRLEGLGAVLKTLCLLAAEGVWTQVSVFGVEDLERLGAKEFEISPFLERSILQKDRDYEGYYSFIHLSVQQFFAAMFYVLGREGEEEKEEDEYWESPRRGDIGDLQKLFSTEEVVNNRSLTQVGYFLFGLMNTERVRELEKMFGCQVPMDYKLALLKQKVKAHGNKPPSVRRTREIFCRLYESQEEAFIKEAMACFKEISLKLQDKMDIVRASSCLKYSTNMEKMSLKIEKGLFLEYGCSELDSFKEDPHILPRWVDLCSILGSNKNLVSLDLSDCYLSESAVRIFCDQINSTSHSLQQVSLNHIFPSVAYQNICFAFVGQKTLAHLTLRGSTQNDMLPLLYEGLKHPECNLQYLSLESCSTTVDQLSDIFFILKINRSLTCLNLTDIELFDEGVMSLCDTLKHLDCSLQKLSLEKCLLTKACCKDLSSALVNNQKLTHLCLAKNELRDDGVKLLCEGLRSPNCNLQTLVLWDCGVADEGCSHLSKLLQQKSSLTQLDLGMNHIGFTGLNFLCEALKEPTCSLKCLW, from the exons ATGGCATCTGTCTCACAAGTGGATCTtgacctgcctgctctcctggaagagctgagccagaatGAATTGGGCCAGTTCAAAACCCTACTGAAGTCCCTTCCCCAGCAGAGCGTCTTCCTCAGCCAGGAGTTGCCCGTGATGGAGGGCATCGATGAGGCCAACGGGAGGCAGCTGGCAGAAACGATGGTTCAGCACTGCCGCCGCTTCTGGGTTGACACGATGTCGCTTCTCCTCTTTAATAAGATCAACCAAACCGACctgcatgagagagttgtgaatgAACGCTGGG GTCACAGGGATGAGTATATCTCTCTATTGAAGAAGAAGTTTGTGAAAATCTGGGAAAACAACTTCTACCCTGGGACCATTGAAAATTTCCCTCTCGTCTGCCAGAGGTACGCGACCATGGTCCCGTTCTACAACCAGGAGACACACACGGGGCCATTGCCATACACAGTGGTTCTGCGTGGGCCTGCCGGTGTTGGGAAAAGCACACTGGCCAAAAAGCTGATGATGGACTGGGCAGAGGACAAACTCGAGAAGACATTCCAGTATGTCTTCTACCTGAACTGCAAGGAGCTCAACAaaagggggccatgtagctatgCCCAGCTGATGGCGAAGTGCTACCCAGAGTTGAAAGATAACATTCTGGCCATCATCGCCGAAGCACAGAATGTCCTGTTTGTCATCGATGGTTTCGACGAGCTGAGATTCCCTCCAGGGGCACTGATCCGAGATATAACTGGCAACTGGAAGAAACAAAAGCCTGTACCTATCCTCTTGAGTAGTCTGCTGAAGAAGATGCTCCTCCCCAATGTCACTCTGCTGATCACCACGCAACCCTGGATGCTGAGAGAGCTCCGGTATGTGTTGGAAGAGCCGCTCATCATTGACGTCGAAGGCTACCTCGAGGTGGACAAGATGGCCTATTTCTTGGAGCACTTCCAGGATGAAGACCAAGCCCAGAAAGCTTTCAACTTGATGAAGAGCAACCCGGCCTTGTTCAGCTTGGCCTCGGCACCCATGGTGTGCTGGCTTGTTTGTACTTGCCTAAAGCTGCAGATGGACCAAGGGCAGGACCCTGCACCCACCTGCCAGACCGTCACATCGCTCTTCTTCCGTTTTCTCTGCAACCAGTTCACGCTCGTGCCCGACAGCGACCGCCTCGAGGGCCTGGGGGCCGTATTGAAGACTCTGTGTCTCCTGGCAGCTGAAGGGGTGTGGACACAGGTGTCTGTGTTTGGTGTGGAGGACCTCGAGAGACTTGGGGCCAAGGAGTTTGAGATCAGTCCTTTCCTGGAGAGGAGTATCCTTCAGAAGGACCGAGATTATGAAGGCTATTACTCCTTCATCCACCTCAGTGTCCAGCAGTTCTTTGCTGCCATGTTCTATGTtctgggtagggagggggaggaggagaaggaagaggac GAATATTGGGAAAGCCCCAGGAGGGGAGATATTGGGGATTTACAGAAGCTGTTCTCCACTGAAGAAGTCGTAAATAACCGCAGCCTGACCCAGGTGGGATACTTCCTATTTGGCCTCATGAACACAGAGAgggtcagagagctggagaagaTGTTTGGCTGCCAAGTGCCGATGGACTACAAGCTAGCCTTGCTGAAACAGAAGGTGAAAGCCCATGGGAACAAGCCCCCCTCAGTCAGGCGCACAAGGGAGATTTTTTGCCGTCTCTATGAATCTCAGGAGGAGGCGTTTATAAAGGAGGCCATGGCCTGCTTCAAGGAAATCTCGCTCAAGCTTCAGGATAAGATGGACATAGTACGCGCATCTTCCTGCCTCAAGTATAGTACGAACATGGAGAAAATGTCACTGAAGATTGAGAAGGGGTTATTTCTCGAGTATGGCTGCTCAGAATTGGACAG CTTCAAGGAGGATCCACACATTCTACCACGCTGGGTGGATCTTTGCTCCATCCTCGGCTCAAACAAGAACCTGGTATCGCTGGACTTGAGTGATTGCTACCTGAGTGAATCGGCCGTGAGGATTTTCTGTGACCAGATAAACTCtacctcccactctctccagcaaGTGAG CCTCAACCACATCTTTCCTAGTGTGGCTTATCAGAACATCTGCTTCGCTTTCGTCGGTCAGAAGACGCTGGCACATCTGACCCTTCGAGGCAGCACGCAGAATGACATGCTTCCCCTCTTGTATGAGGGCCTGAAGCACCCGGAATGTAACTTGCAGTACCTGAG CCTGGAATCTTGTTCGACTACCGTTGACCAATTGTCAGATATCTTCTTCATCCTTAAAATCAACCGGTCTTTAACATGCCTGAATCTCACAGACATTGAACTCTTTGATGAGGGTGTGATGTCGCTGTGTGACACGCTGAAGCACCTGGACTGTTCCCTACAGAAGTTGTC GTTGGAAAAGTGTCTCCTCACCAAAGCCTGCTGCAAGGATCTCTCTTCTGCTTTGGTCAACAACCAGAAGCTGACACACCTGTGCTTGGCCAAGAATGAGCTGAGGGATGATGGGGTGAAGCTCCTGTGTGagggcttgaggagccctaactGTAATCTACAAACCCTGGT GCTGTGGGACTGTGGCGTCGCCGATGAGGGCTGTAGTCATCTCTCAAAGCTGCTCCAACAAAAATCGAGCCTCACCCAGTTGGATCTGGGGATGAATCACATAGGATTCACCGGGCTGAATTTTCTGTGCGAAGCCTTGAAAGAGCCGACGTGTAGCCTGAAATGTCTCTGGTAA